One region of Aeromicrobium sp. Sec7.5 genomic DNA includes:
- a CDS encoding excinuclease ABC subunit UvrA, translating to MPTTSEPELPAGSSGWIRVRGAREHNLQDVDVDLPRDCLVAFTGVSGSGKSSLAFGTIFAESQRRYFESVAPYARRLLSQVGAPAIDTIDGLPPAVALQQARGAASSRSTLGTLSSLSDVLRLLYSRAGTYPPGADHLPASAFSPNTAVGACPTCQGSGVARRTSEALLVPDPSLSIDEGAIGVWATKAWVGLNVRRMVTKLGIDIHAPWHTLPQADRDWLLFTDETPRMLLQGNKQGEASAYHGHWSSAETFLMRNLAKTQSASQREKLEAFIADGPCPTCEGKRLRPGALAVTFAGVDIAEMAAMPLSSVCQLLDEGLEAQARGTDRHGAAASSAARSLVKDFGSRVEAIISLGLGYLSMDRSSTALSAGELQRVRLAGQLRAGLFGVLYVLDEPSAGLHPADSEALYTALRELVATGNSLFVVEHDLSIARNADWVVDVGPGAGVLGGRVVHSGPPSGLATVTDSATAAFMFDRDEAPPLQAREPETWLELDHLDLNNLQDVSVRVPLGVMTAITGVSGAGKSSLLAAVADRLEADDERRVIAIDQRPIGRSPRSNLATYTGLFDAVRRLFAATPEAKERGWAAGRFSFNVAEGRCPTCEGEGFIAIELVFLPTSYSSCPTCHGSRYNPETLEVRYQGRDIGEVLAMTTQEAAEFFADVPAVHRSLATLLDVGLGYLTLGQPATELSGGEAQRIKLATELQRPRRDGTVFVLDEPTGGLHPVNVRDLVRVLGPLVDSGATVVVVEHDMRVVAAADWVVELGPGGGDRGGTVIAEATPAALLDVEASITAPYLRRSLAR from the coding sequence ATGCCCACGACCAGTGAACCCGAGCTCCCGGCCGGATCCTCCGGATGGATCCGTGTGCGGGGTGCGCGCGAGCACAACCTGCAGGACGTCGACGTCGACCTGCCGCGCGACTGCCTCGTCGCGTTCACGGGGGTCTCCGGCTCGGGCAAGTCGTCGCTGGCGTTCGGCACGATCTTCGCGGAGTCGCAGCGGCGGTACTTCGAGTCGGTGGCGCCGTACGCGCGCCGGCTGCTCTCCCAGGTCGGGGCACCGGCGATCGACACGATCGACGGTCTGCCGCCGGCCGTGGCCCTGCAGCAGGCACGCGGTGCCGCGAGCTCGCGGTCGACGCTCGGCACGCTGAGCTCGCTGTCGGACGTGCTGCGGCTGCTCTACAGCCGGGCCGGCACCTACCCGCCCGGGGCCGACCACCTCCCGGCCTCCGCCTTCTCGCCGAACACGGCGGTCGGCGCCTGCCCCACCTGCCAGGGCAGCGGCGTCGCCCGGCGCACCAGCGAGGCGCTCCTCGTGCCCGACCCGAGCCTGTCGATCGACGAGGGCGCCATCGGGGTCTGGGCGACCAAGGCCTGGGTCGGCCTGAACGTGCGCCGCATGGTGACCAAGCTCGGGATCGACATCCACGCGCCCTGGCACACCCTGCCCCAGGCGGACCGCGACTGGCTGCTGTTCACCGACGAGACCCCGCGGATGCTGCTGCAGGGCAACAAGCAGGGCGAGGCGAGCGCGTACCACGGCCACTGGTCCTCGGCCGAGACGTTCCTGATGCGCAACCTGGCCAAGACCCAGTCGGCGTCGCAGCGCGAGAAGCTCGAGGCGTTCATCGCCGATGGGCCGTGCCCGACCTGCGAGGGCAAGCGCCTGCGTCCGGGCGCGCTCGCGGTGACGTTCGCGGGTGTCGACATCGCGGAGATGGCGGCCATGCCGCTGTCGTCGGTCTGCCAGCTGCTCGACGAGGGGCTCGAGGCGCAGGCGCGCGGGACCGACCGGCATGGCGCCGCCGCCTCGTCGGCCGCACGCTCGCTCGTGAAGGACTTCGGCTCCCGGGTGGAGGCGATCATCTCCCTCGGCCTCGGCTACCTCTCGATGGATCGCTCGAGCACGGCCCTGTCGGCCGGTGAGCTGCAGCGGGTGCGGCTCGCCGGGCAGCTGCGGGCCGGGCTGTTCGGCGTGCTCTACGTGCTCGACGAACCCTCAGCCGGCCTGCACCCGGCCGACTCCGAGGCGCTCTACACCGCGCTCCGCGAGCTCGTGGCCACGGGCAACTCCCTGTTCGTGGTCGAGCACGACCTGTCGATCGCGCGGAACGCCGACTGGGTCGTCGACGTCGGCCCGGGCGCGGGCGTCCTCGGCGGACGCGTCGTGCACAGTGGGCCGCCGTCGGGCCTGGCGACGGTCACGGACTCGGCGACGGCCGCGTTCATGTTCGACCGCGACGAGGCACCACCCCTGCAGGCGCGCGAGCCCGAGACGTGGCTGGAGCTCGACCACCTCGACCTCAACAACCTGCAGGACGTGAGCGTGCGGGTGCCGCTCGGCGTCATGACCGCCATCACGGGGGTGTCCGGCGCCGGCAAGTCGTCGCTGCTCGCCGCGGTCGCCGACCGGTTGGAGGCCGACGACGAGCGCCGCGTCATCGCGATCGACCAGCGGCCGATCGGTCGCTCGCCCCGCTCGAACCTCGCCACGTACACCGGTCTGTTCGACGCGGTGCGCCGGCTCTTCGCCGCGACGCCCGAGGCGAAGGAGCGCGGGTGGGCCGCCGGCCGCTTCTCGTTCAACGTCGCGGAGGGGCGGTGCCCGACGTGCGAGGGCGAGGGGTTCATCGCGATCGAGCTCGTGTTCCTCCCGACGAGCTACTCGAGCTGTCCGACGTGCCACGGGTCGCGCTACAACCCGGAGACGCTCGAGGTGCGGTACCAGGGCCGCGACATCGGTGAGGTCCTCGCCATGACGACGCAGGAGGCCGCGGAGTTCTTCGCGGACGTGCCGGCCGTGCACCGCTCGTTGGCGACGCTGCTCGACGTGGGTCTTGGCTACCTGACGCTCGGCCAGCCGGCCACCGAGCTGTCCGGCGGCGAGGCGCAGCGCATCAAGCTCGCGACCGAGCTGCAGCGCCCCCGCCGTGACGGCACCGTGTTCGTGCTCGACGAGCCGACCGGTGGGCTCCATCCCGTCAACGTCCGCGACCTCGTGCGCGTGCTGGGCCCGCTCGTCGACTCCGGCGCGACGGTGGTCGTCGTGGAGCACGACATGCGGGTCGTCGCGGCGGCCGACTGGGTCGTCGAGCTCGGCCCGGGTGGCGGCGACCGCGGCGGCACGGTCATTGCCGAGGCCACGCCGGCCGCGCTGCTGGACGTCGAGGCCAGCATCACCGCGCCCTACCTGCGTCGATCCCTCGCGCGCTGA